Proteins encoded within one genomic window of Brenneria nigrifluens DSM 30175 = ATCC 13028:
- a CDS encoding PIN domain-containing protein, protein MSVGKLRPFLDSNVLLYLLSDDAAKADGAEALLKTNPVISVQVLNEVTAVCRRKLAMSWQDIGNFLDLVRSFCDVVPLTVEVHDRARYIAERQLLSFYDACIVAAAAVAGCQTLYSEDMNHGQILEDSLTIRNPFVRI, encoded by the coding sequence ATGAGCGTGGGTAAATTGCGGCCTTTCCTGGACAGCAACGTCTTGCTGTACCTGTTGTCCGATGATGCCGCCAAAGCCGACGGCGCTGAGGCATTGTTGAAGACGAACCCAGTGATCAGTGTCCAGGTTCTCAACGAGGTGACCGCCGTATGTCGTCGTAAACTGGCGATGAGCTGGCAGGACATCGGGAATTTTCTCGATCTGGTTCGCAGCTTCTGCGATGTGGTGCCGCTGACGGTGGAGGTGCATGACCGGGCGCGCTACATTGCCGAACGGCAACTGTTGTCGTTCTATGATGCGTGCATCGTTGCCGCAGCCGCAGTGGCCGGGTGCCAGACGCTGTACAGCGAGGATATGAACCACGGCCAGATCCTGGAAGACAGTCTCACTATCAGGAATCCGTTCGTTAGAATCTGA
- a CDS encoding AbrB/MazE/SpoVT family DNA-binding domain-containing protein: MQVSKWGNSLAIRLPASLVEALELQEGDDIEIVIDDPRTFAVRKKPGADELLERLRGYRGKLPADFKFSRDEANERG, encoded by the coding sequence ATGCAGGTGTCAAAGTGGGGCAATAGTCTGGCGATCCGACTGCCGGCAAGTTTGGTCGAAGCCTTGGAGTTGCAAGAAGGCGATGACATCGAGATCGTGATCGACGACCCGCGTACGTTTGCAGTTCGCAAGAAACCTGGCGCGGATGAATTGCTGGAGCGGCTACGCGGCTATCGTGGCAAGCTGCCGGCGGACTTCAAGTTCAGCAGGGACGAGGCCAATGAGCGTGGGTAA
- a CDS encoding helix-turn-helix domain-containing protein, with translation MIGKRLKEARKMRGITQEKLGVMIGIEEATARQRISQYELGTHTPKYTLACHMAEILGVPECYFYVKDDDFAKKVLDLYMKEAKPHT, from the coding sequence ATGATAGGGAAGAGACTGAAAGAAGCCCGGAAAATGCGCGGCATTACACAGGAAAAGCTTGGTGTGATGATAGGCATAGAGGAAGCAACCGCAAGGCAACGTATTTCTCAGTATGAGCTGGGAACGCATACCCCCAAATATACGCTTGCGTGCCACATGGCAGAAATATTGGGTGTGCCTGAGTGCTATTTTTATGTCAAGGATGATGATTTTGCAAAAAAAGTGCTTGATTTGTACATGAAAGAAGCAAAGCCCCATACCTGA
- a CDS encoding YoaH family protein, with protein sequence MIAGMPALTHEQQQEAVERIQDLMSQGMSSGQAIAIAAAEIREQHKGDRVTAMFDDEESNENDEDEERSFDDGEEEEEH encoded by the coding sequence ATGATTGCAGGTATGCCGGCGCTGACCCATGAGCAGCAGCAGGAAGCGGTGGAGCGGATACAGGATCTGATGTCGCAGGGGATGAGCAGCGGCCAGGCGATTGCCATCGCGGCGGCGGAGATTCGGGAACAACATAAAGGTGACAGGGTCACTGCCATGTTCGACGATGAAGAAAGCAATGAAAACGATGAGGATGAGGAGCGCTCGTTTGATGATGGTGAAGAAGAGGAGGAGCATTAA
- the pabB gene encoding aminodeoxychorismate synthase component 1: MSLDTHASSPVYHSLPYRPDALLTLFAPFSQQPWAMLLHSGFADHPHSRFDIMVADPRVTLRTRGERTEITRDGNTRISTDDPFLLLQQQLEHLGVDAAARPDFPFQGGALGLFGYDLGRRIEKLPSQARQDIALPDMAVGLYDWAVIADHQRQTLTLIVHRHLQERLDWLAHPPAGRPTADFRLTGPWRANMSRAEYGGKFDKIQDYLLSGDCYQVNLAQRFVADYQGDEWQAFLRLSSGNKAPFSAFLRLPEHAVISVSPERFLWLESQRIQTRPIKGTLPRLADKDADRAQAARLARSDKDRAENLMIVDLLRNDIGRVAVPGSVRVPELFIVEPFPAVHHLVSTITARLPAGRHATALLRACFPGGSITGAPKIRAMQIIEELEPQRRNAYCGSIGYLSICGTMDTSIAIRTLLTEQGKIYCWAGGGIVADSQEQAEYQETFDKVKRILPLLDTLD; the protein is encoded by the coding sequence ATGTCCTTAGATACCCACGCCTCATCCCCTGTCTATCATTCGCTGCCCTATCGGCCGGATGCGCTACTGACGCTTTTCGCGCCGTTTTCGCAGCAGCCGTGGGCGATGCTGCTGCATTCGGGCTTTGCCGATCATCCCCATAGTCGTTTCGACATTATGGTGGCCGACCCCAGAGTCACGCTGCGCACCCGCGGCGAACGAACGGAAATCACCCGCGACGGCAATACGCGGATATCCACCGACGATCCCTTCCTGCTGCTGCAACAACAGCTTGAACATCTGGGCGTCGATGCCGCGGCGCGCCCTGACTTTCCCTTTCAGGGCGGCGCGCTCGGCCTGTTCGGTTACGATCTCGGTCGCCGCATCGAGAAGCTGCCGTCACAGGCACGGCAGGATATCGCCCTGCCCGATATGGCCGTCGGTTTATATGACTGGGCGGTAATCGCCGATCATCAGCGTCAGACATTAACGCTGATCGTTCATCGTCATCTTCAGGAGCGGCTCGACTGGCTGGCGCATCCGCCCGCGGGTCGCCCCACCGCCGATTTCCGGCTGACCGGGCCGTGGCGCGCCAATATGTCGCGCGCGGAGTACGGCGGAAAATTTGATAAAATACAGGATTACCTGCTGTCGGGAGACTGTTACCAGGTCAACCTGGCGCAACGCTTTGTCGCCGACTATCAAGGGGATGAATGGCAGGCGTTTCTGCGGCTGTCGTCCGGCAATAAGGCGCCGTTCTCCGCGTTTCTGCGCCTGCCTGAACACGCGGTGATCAGCGTTTCTCCCGAACGTTTTCTGTGGCTGGAAAGCCAGCGCATCCAGACCCGCCCCATTAAAGGCACGCTGCCGCGCCTGGCCGACAAGGACGCGGACCGCGCGCAGGCCGCACGGCTGGCGCGGTCGGATAAAGATCGGGCGGAAAACCTGATGATTGTCGATTTGCTGCGTAACGATATTGGCCGGGTGGCGGTGCCCGGCAGCGTGCGCGTACCGGAATTGTTTATCGTGGAACCTTTTCCCGCGGTTCACCATCTGGTCAGTACCATTACGGCGCGGCTTCCCGCCGGCCGCCACGCGACGGCGTTGCTGCGCGCCTGTTTCCCCGGCGGCTCGATCACCGGCGCGCCCAAGATCCGGGCGATGCAGATTATTGAAGAGCTGGAACCGCAGCGGCGTAATGCCTATTGCGGCAGCATTGGCTACCTGAGCATTTGCGGCACCATGGACACCAGCATCGCCATTCGCACCTTACTAACCGAGCAAGGTAAAATTTACTGCTGGGCCGGCGGGGGGATCGTCGCCGACAGCCAGGAACAGGCGGAATATCAGGAAACCTTTGATAAAGTGAAGCGTATCTTGCCATTGCTGGATACGTTGGATTAA
- a CDS encoding CoA pyrophosphatase has product MTHSVNETRSPASFDLAEFITRFQLQTLRPAPPARHRRQAAVLVPIVRRATPTLLLTRRASGLRSHAGQVAFPGGAADLDDRSLVETALREAQEEVAIPPQNVQVLGVLPSVDSVSGFQVTPVVGLISPLTRFYPHENEVAELFEMPLAEALALTRYHSLDIERQRKPHRVYLSWYRQQFVWGLTAAIIRRLALHVASEP; this is encoded by the coding sequence GTGACCCATTCAGTGAATGAAACCCGCTCGCCCGCCAGCTTCGATCTGGCCGAGTTTATTACCCGCTTTCAACTGCAAACGCTGCGGCCGGCGCCGCCGGCCCGCCACCGGAGGCAGGCGGCCGTACTGGTGCCGATTGTGCGCCGCGCCACCCCGACGCTGCTGCTGACCCGCCGGGCATCCGGCCTGAGAAGCCATGCCGGGCAGGTCGCCTTCCCCGGCGGCGCCGCCGACCTTGACGACCGGTCGCTGGTGGAAACGGCGCTGCGCGAGGCGCAGGAAGAAGTAGCCATTCCGCCGCAAAATGTGCAGGTATTGGGCGTATTGCCGTCGGTAGACAGCGTCAGCGGCTTTCAGGTCACGCCGGTTGTCGGTCTTATCTCCCCGCTGACCCGCTTTTATCCGCATGAAAACGAAGTGGCGGAGCTATTTGAAATGCCGCTGGCGGAAGCGTTGGCGCTTACCCGCTACCACTCCCTTGATATCGAGCGGCAGCGCAAACCTCACCGTGTTTATCTCTCCTGGTATCGGCAGCAATTCGTCTGGGGATTGACGGCGGCGATTATCCGCCGGCTCGCCCTGCACGTTGCCAGCGAACCATGA
- a CDS encoding L-serine ammonia-lyase encodes MISVFDMFKIGIGPSSSHTVGPMKAGKLFVDELISRSLLSCVTRIAVDVYGSLSLTGKGHHTDIAIVMGLAGKMPDTVDIDAIPGFIREVGSRERLLLADGRHEVDFPRESGMVFRSENLPLHENGMTIAAFTGSEAVFRKTYYSIGGGFIVDEENFGKSVLTEVSVPYAFNSAHEMLAHCKQNGLSLSAMVMRNELALHSRQDIEEYFSHIWQTMRACIDRGVNTEGILPGPLRVPRRASALRRMLVASDKLSNDPMNVVDWINMFALAVNEENAAGGRVVTAPTNGACGIVPAVLAYYDHFIEPVGPDIYIRYFLAAGAVGILYKMNASISGAEVGCQGEVGVACSMAAAGLAELMGASPEQVCVAAEIGMEHNLGLTCDPVAGQVQVPCIERNAIAAVKAINAARMAMRRTSEPRVSLDKVIETMYETGKDMNAKYRETSRGGLAIKVQCD; translated from the coding sequence GTGATAAGCGTTTTCGACATGTTTAAAATCGGCATTGGCCCCTCAAGCTCTCATACGGTAGGACCGATGAAAGCCGGTAAGCTATTTGTCGATGAATTGATAAGCCGTAGCTTACTGTCCTGCGTGACGCGTATTGCCGTTGACGTTTACGGCTCGCTGTCGTTGACCGGAAAAGGACACCATACCGATATCGCCATCGTTATGGGACTGGCGGGCAAGATGCCGGACACCGTCGACATTGACGCCATTCCGGGGTTTATCCGCGAGGTGGGAAGCCGGGAACGCCTGTTGCTGGCGGACGGCCGGCATGAGGTCGATTTCCCCCGTGAAAGCGGCATGGTTTTCCGCAGCGAAAACCTGCCGTTGCACGAAAACGGTATGACGATCGCCGCGTTTACCGGGAGCGAGGCCGTTTTCCGTAAGACCTATTACTCCATCGGCGGCGGGTTTATCGTTGACGAAGAGAACTTTGGTAAAAGCGTATTAACCGAAGTCTCCGTGCCGTATGCCTTTAATTCAGCGCACGAGATGCTGGCGCACTGTAAGCAAAACGGCCTTTCGCTGTCCGCCATGGTGATGCGCAACGAACTGGCATTGCACAGCCGTCAGGACATAGAAGAGTATTTCTCGCATATCTGGCAGACCATGCGCGCCTGTATCGACCGCGGCGTGAACACCGAAGGGATACTGCCCGGCCCGCTGCGCGTTCCCCGCCGCGCTTCGGCGCTGCGCCGCATGCTGGTGGCCTCCGACAAACTCTCCAACGACCCGATGAACGTCGTCGATTGGATCAATATGTTCGCCCTGGCGGTCAACGAGGAAAACGCCGCCGGCGGACGCGTGGTTACCGCGCCGACCAACGGCGCCTGCGGCATTGTCCCCGCGGTCCTCGCCTATTACGACCACTTTATCGAACCGGTCGGCCCCGACATCTATATACGCTATTTTCTCGCCGCGGGCGCGGTGGGTATACTGTATAAAATGAACGCCTCCATCTCCGGCGCCGAAGTGGGCTGTCAGGGAGAAGTCGGCGTCGCTTGCTCAATGGCGGCGGCCGGGCTGGCGGAACTGATGGGCGCCAGCCCGGAGCAGGTCTGCGTGGCGGCGGAAATCGGCATGGAGCACAATCTTGGGCTGACCTGCGATCCGGTCGCCGGCCAGGTTCAGGTGCCGTGCATCGAACGCAACGCCATCGCCGCGGTGAAAGCCATCAACGCCGCGCGGATGGCGATGCGCCGCACCAGCGAACCGCGCGTATCCCTGGATAAGGTTATTGAGACCATGTACGAAACCGGCAAGGATATGAACGCCAAATACCGCGAAACCTCGCGCGGCGGACTGGCGATCAAGGTGCAGTGCGACTAG
- a CDS encoding chorismate mutase yields MYKQTNAPENCCDMSEIRAEIDAIDRQVIALLAQRFEYVKSASKFKKNPDEIQARVRFENMLAQRRAGAESKGLSADVIEKMYRDPVTWFIAEEMAHWSRSQNAIYPKPAQPGIR; encoded by the coding sequence ATGTACAAACAGACGAACGCGCCAGAAAACTGTTGTGACATGAGTGAAATAAGAGCGGAAATCGATGCGATAGACCGGCAAGTGATCGCCCTGCTCGCACAGCGTTTCGAATATGTTAAGTCCGCCTCGAAATTCAAGAAAAACCCTGATGAGATCCAGGCCAGGGTCCGTTTTGAAAATATGCTTGCCCAACGCAGGGCCGGGGCGGAAAGCAAGGGGTTGAGCGCTGATGTGATAGAAAAGATGTACCGCGATCCGGTGACATGGTTTATTGCGGAAGAGATGGCGCACTGGTCGCGGTCGCAAAACGCGATTTACCCCAAACCAGCACAACCCGGCATAAGATAA
- a CDS encoding TerC family protein, with amino-acid sequence MEFLLDPSIWAGLLTLVVLEIVLGIDNLVFIAILADKLPPRQRDKARIIGLSLALLMRLGLLSLISWMVTLTRPLFHVGDFSFSGRDLILLFGGLFLLFKATMELHERLENKSHDEHGNRAHASFWVVVAQIVVLDAVFSLDAVITAVGMVNHLGVMMTAVIIAMGVMLLASKPLTNFVNAHPTVVVLCLSFLLMIGLSLVAEGFGFHIPKGYLYAAIGFSILIELFNQIARHNFMKHQSRRPLRERTAEAILRLMGARKAAADEDDQPRKITAETFAEEERYMISGVLTLASRSLRSVMTPRTEISWVDSERSVEEIRLQLLDTPHSLFPVCRGSLDELIGVVRAKDLLVALEEHADVESFAAANQPIVVPETLDVINLLPVLRRAKGSLVMVSNEFGVVQGLVTPLDVLEAIAGEFPDEDETLDIVADGDGWLVKGGTDLHSLQQVVDSSDLVSPKEDYASLAGMLLAYSDEFPNVGDVIELHQLRFQIMEVSEYRIELVRVEKITEPREEENE; translated from the coding sequence ATGGAATTTTTGCTGGATCCCTCAATCTGGGCGGGCTTATTGACGCTGGTGGTACTTGAAATTGTTCTGGGTATCGACAACTTGGTATTTATCGCCATTCTGGCGGATAAATTGCCCCCCAGACAGCGAGATAAAGCCCGCATTATCGGTTTATCGCTGGCCCTGCTGATGCGTTTGGGGCTGTTGTCGCTGATTTCCTGGATGGTTACGCTGACGCGACCGCTGTTTCACGTCGGCGATTTCAGCTTCTCCGGACGCGATCTTATTTTGCTGTTCGGGGGGCTGTTCTTACTGTTTAAAGCCACCATGGAGCTGCATGAACGGCTGGAGAATAAATCGCATGATGAGCATGGCAACCGCGCGCACGCCAGCTTTTGGGTCGTTGTCGCCCAGATAGTGGTTCTGGATGCGGTATTTTCGCTGGATGCGGTGATTACCGCGGTGGGTATGGTTAACCACCTGGGCGTTATGATGACCGCGGTGATTATCGCCATGGGAGTGATGCTGCTGGCATCCAAGCCGTTGACCAATTTTGTCAACGCCCACCCGACGGTGGTGGTGCTGTGCCTCAGCTTCCTGTTGATGATTGGTTTAAGTCTGGTTGCGGAAGGTTTCGGCTTCCATATTCCCAAAGGTTATCTGTATGCGGCGATTGGCTTCTCGATCCTGATCGAACTGTTCAACCAGATTGCCCGACATAACTTTATGAAGCATCAGTCTCGGCGCCCTCTGCGTGAGCGCACCGCCGAGGCGATTTTACGGCTGATGGGGGCCAGAAAGGCCGCCGCCGACGAGGACGATCAGCCGCGGAAAATCACTGCTGAAACCTTTGCCGAAGAAGAGCGCTATATGATTAGCGGGGTACTGACGTTGGCGTCGCGTTCCCTACGCAGCGTGATGACCCCGCGCACGGAAATTTCCTGGGTAGACAGCGAGCGCTCCGTGGAGGAGATCCGTTTGCAGTTGCTGGATACGCCCCACAGCCTGTTTCCGGTATGCCGCGGCTCGCTGGACGAGCTAATCGGCGTGGTGCGGGCCAAAGATCTGCTGGTGGCGCTGGAAGAGCATGCCGATGTGGAAAGTTTCGCGGCGGCCAATCAGCCGATTGTGGTGCCGGAAACGCTGGACGTGATCAATTTGCTGCCGGTACTGCGCCGGGCCAAAGGCAGTCTGGTGATGGTAAGTAACGAGTTTGGCGTGGTGCAGGGGCTGGTTACGCCGCTGGACGTGCTGGAAGCGATTGCCGGCGAGTTCCCGGACGAAGACGAAACGCTGGATATTGTGGCCGACGGCGACGGCTGGCTGGTTAAAGGCGGTACGGATTTGCACTCTTTGCAGCAGGTGGTCGACAGCAGCGATCTGGTCAGTCCGAAAGAGGATTATGCTTCGCTGGCGGGCATGCTGCTGGCATACAGCGATGAGTTTCCCAACGTGGGCGATGTGATTGAGCTGCACCAGTTGCGCTTCCAAATCATGGAGGTGTCGGAATACCGTATTGAACTGGTGCGGGTCGAAAAAATCACCGAACCGAGGGAAGAGGAAAACGAGTAG
- the manX gene encoding PTS mannose transporter subunit IIAB — protein MGIAIILCTHGATAGPLLKTAEMILGDQDNVAVIDFIPGENAETLIEKYQEKLSQLDTSSGVLFLVDTWGGSPFNAASRVVTDKENHEVITGVNIPMLVETFMARDDNPAFADLVTTALEAGRDGVKALKTQEQQKAEASPAPVSSAPKAPAPVSGTGGHMKIGLARIDDRLIHGQVATRWTKETNVNRIIVVSNEVAADNVRKTLLTQVAPPGVTAHVVDVAKAIRVYDNPKYAADRVMLLFTNPSDVLTLVENGVKITSVNIGGMAFRQGKTQVNNAVSIDEKDIAAFKELDKRGIELEVRKVSSDSKLKMMDLINKMVR, from the coding sequence GTGGGTATTGCAATAATACTATGCACTCACGGAGCCACCGCAGGGCCGCTGTTAAAGACAGCTGAAATGATTCTTGGCGATCAGGATAACGTAGCCGTGATCGATTTCATCCCCGGTGAAAACGCTGAAACGCTGATAGAAAAATATCAGGAGAAGTTATCTCAGTTGGATACTTCGTCCGGCGTATTGTTTTTGGTCGATACCTGGGGGGGCAGTCCGTTTAATGCCGCCAGCCGTGTGGTTACCGACAAGGAGAATCATGAAGTTATCACCGGGGTAAACATTCCCATGCTGGTGGAAACGTTTATGGCCCGCGATGACAACCCGGCATTCGCCGATTTGGTGACAACCGCGCTTGAGGCGGGAAGGGACGGGGTAAAAGCCCTGAAAACCCAGGAGCAACAGAAAGCGGAGGCCTCCCCCGCTCCGGTTTCATCCGCACCCAAAGCCCCCGCGCCGGTTAGCGGAACCGGCGGGCATATGAAGATAGGGTTGGCGCGTATTGACGACCGTTTAATTCACGGTCAGGTAGCGACACGCTGGACAAAAGAGACCAACGTCAACCGCATTATCGTCGTCAGCAATGAAGTCGCCGCCGACAACGTGCGTAAAACGCTGCTGACGCAGGTCGCGCCGCCGGGAGTTACCGCTCATGTGGTGGATGTGGCGAAGGCCATTCGCGTTTATGACAACCCGAAATATGCCGCCGATCGCGTGATGCTGTTATTTACCAACCCGAGCGACGTATTAACCCTGGTTGAAAATGGCGTAAAAATAACCTCCGTCAACATTGGGGGCATGGCGTTTCGTCAAGGGAAAACGCAGGTCAATAATGCGGTCTCCATTGATGAAAAAGATATCGCGGCGTTTAAAGAACTGGATAAACGCGGCATTGAATTGGAAGTTAGAAAAGTCTCCAGTGATTCCAAACTCAAAATGATGGATCTAATCAATAAGATGGTTCGTTAA
- a CDS encoding PTS mannose/fructose/sorbose transporter subunit IIC produces MEITTLQIVLIFLVACVSGMGSILDEFQFHRPLVACTLIGAVLGDLQTGIIIGGTLEMIALGWMNIGAAVAPDAALASIISTILVIAGGQSVGAGIALAIPLAAAGQVLTIIVRTITVAFQHAADSAAERGSLSAISWLHVSALFLQAMRIAIPAVIVAISVGTDAVHAMLNSIPDVVTNGLNIAGGMIVVVGYAMVINMMRAGYLMPFFYLGFVTAAFTDFNLVALGVIGIVMAVLYIQLSPKYNKSQGQAVAAGNNDLDNELD; encoded by the coding sequence ATGGAGATTACCACCCTTCAAATTGTGCTGATATTTCTCGTGGCTTGTGTTTCGGGGATGGGGTCGATTCTTGACGAGTTTCAATTCCACCGCCCTCTCGTCGCCTGTACGCTTATCGGCGCCGTATTAGGCGATTTACAAACCGGGATCATTATCGGCGGTACGCTGGAAATGATCGCGCTCGGATGGATGAACATTGGCGCGGCGGTGGCGCCCGATGCGGCACTGGCTTCCATTATCTCGACGATCCTGGTCATCGCCGGCGGACAAAGCGTAGGCGCGGGGATTGCGCTGGCGATCCCGCTGGCCGCGGCCGGTCAGGTGCTGACGATTATCGTGCGCACCATTACCGTTGCTTTCCAGCATGCCGCCGATAGCGCGGCGGAACGCGGCAGCTTGAGCGCTATCAGTTGGCTTCACGTATCCGCGCTGTTTCTTCAGGCGATGCGTATCGCCATTCCCGCCGTTATCGTGGCGATCTCAGTAGGCACCGATGCCGTTCACGCCATGTTGAATTCGATTCCCGACGTAGTCACCAACGGCCTGAATATCGCCGGGGGCATGATTGTCGTCGTGGGTTATGCGATGGTCATCAACATGATGCGCGCGGGCTACCTGATGCCTTTCTTCTATCTTGGTTTCGTTACCGCCGCATTTACCGATTTCAACCTGGTGGCGCTGGGGGTCATCGGTATTGTTATGGCCGTGCTGTACATCCAGCTCAGCCCGAAATACAACAAGTCGCAGGGTCAAGCGGTGGCCGCGGGTAACAACGATCTCGATAACGAACTGGATTAA
- a CDS encoding PTS mannose transporter subunit IID produces MVDTTTDVKKLTASDIRAVFVRSNLFQGSWNFERMQALGFCFSMVPAIRRLYPENSEERKQAIKRHLEFFNTQPFVAAPILGVTMAMEEQRANGAPIDDGAINGLKVGLMGPLAGVGDPIFWGTARPVFAALGAGIAMSGSLLGPVLFFVLFNLVRLLVRYYGVAYGYRKGVDIVSDMGGGFLQKMTEGASILGLFVMGALVNKWTHVNVPMVVSRVTNQEGETTVTTVQSILDQLMPGLIPLLLTFGCMWLLRRKVNALWLIMGFFAIGIFGYWIGLLGL; encoded by the coding sequence ATGGTTGATACAACTACTGACGTAAAAAAACTCACCGCCAGCGATATTCGCGCGGTGTTTGTTCGCTCCAACCTTTTCCAGGGTTCATGGAACTTTGAACGTATGCAGGCGCTCGGCTTCTGCTTTTCCATGGTGCCGGCGATCCGCCGTCTCTACCCGGAAAACTCGGAAGAGCGTAAACAGGCGATTAAGCGCCATCTGGAGTTTTTCAATACTCAGCCGTTTGTCGCCGCCCCGATTCTGGGGGTAACAATGGCGATGGAAGAGCAACGCGCCAATGGCGCTCCGATTGACGACGGGGCGATAAACGGCCTGAAAGTGGGGTTGATGGGCCCGCTGGCGGGCGTCGGCGACCCCATATTCTGGGGCACGGCGCGTCCCGTTTTCGCCGCGCTGGGCGCCGGAATTGCGATGAGCGGCAGCCTGCTGGGGCCGGTGCTCTTTTTCGTTCTGTTCAACCTGGTGCGCCTGCTGGTGCGCTACTATGGCGTGGCTTATGGCTATCGCAAAGGGGTCGATATCGTTAGCGATATGGGCGGCGGCTTCCTGCAAAAGATGACTGAGGGGGCGTCTATTCTCGGTCTGTTCGTCATGGGGGCGCTGGTCAACAAATGGACCCACGTCAACGTGCCCATGGTGGTTTCAAGGGTAACCAACCAGGAGGGCGAAACCACCGTCACCACCGTCCAGTCGATTCTCGACCAGCTTATGCCGGGACTGATTCCCCTGCTGCTCACCTTCGGCTGTATGTGGCTGCTGAGGCGCAAGGTTAACGCCCTGTGGCTTATCATGGGATTCTTTGCCATCGGCATTTTCGGTTATTGGATCGGCTTGCTCGGTCTGTAA
- a CDS encoding DUF986 family protein has product MTVTDIALVILIALALIYAIYDEFIMEIWQGKTRLRVALKRVNRLDALIFIGLVIILIYQNVMNNGAVITSSLLLFLAFMAIYLAYIRRPKLLFKPTGFFYANIFIPYNRIKNMNLSEDGVLVIDLERRRLLIQVEKLDDLEKIYNFMVENQ; this is encoded by the coding sequence ATGACGGTTACGGATATCGCCCTGGTTATTTTGATCGCGCTGGCGCTGATTTATGCTATCTATGACGAATTCATCATGGAGATATGGCAAGGGAAAACCCGATTGCGCGTGGCGCTAAAACGGGTAAACCGTCTGGACGCGCTTATTTTTATCGGTCTGGTGATAATCCTTATTTATCAGAATGTCATGAATAACGGTGCGGTAATTACCTCTTCTCTTTTACTTTTTCTGGCATTTATGGCGATCTATCTTGCCTATATTCGGCGTCCCAAATTGCTGTTTAAACCGACAGGTTTCTTTTATGCCAATATCTTTATTCCTTATAACCGTATTAAAAATATGAATTTATCCGAGGATGGCGTTTTGGTCATCGATCTGGAACGGCGCCGGTTACTAATACAGGTGGAGAAGCTTGACGATTTGGAAAAAATATATAATTTTATGGTTGAAAATCAATAA
- the mntP gene encoding manganese efflux pump MntP → MNLSATLILAFGMSMDAFAASIGKGAVLYKPRFRDAIRTGLIFGIVEAITPLIGWSLGFFASQFVIEWDHWVAFGLLVILGGRMIIEGCKTSRTCRCDKIKKHSLALLVCTAIATSLDAMTIGVGLAFLQVNIFHTAMAIGCATMIMVTLGMLIGRYIGPLLGKKAEIVGGIVLIGIGCNILYEHLGHLA, encoded by the coding sequence ATGAACCTATCAGCAACGCTCATCCTTGCTTTTGGCATGTCGATGGATGCTTTTGCGGCGTCAATCGGTAAAGGCGCCGTACTGTATAAACCCCGATTCCGGGACGCCATCCGTACCGGCCTTATTTTTGGTATTGTGGAAGCCATCACGCCATTGATTGGCTGGTCCCTCGGTTTTTTTGCCAGCCAGTTCGTTATTGAATGGGATCACTGGGTTGCCTTTGGTCTGCTGGTGATTCTGGGAGGGCGAATGATTATCGAAGGCTGCAAAACCAGCAGAACCTGCCGCTGCGATAAAATAAAAAAACACAGTCTGGCGCTGCTGGTTTGTACGGCCATCGCCACCAGCCTTGATGCCATGACCATTGGCGTGGGACTGGCGTTTTTACAGGTCAATATTTTCCACACGGCCATGGCCATTGGCTGCGCCACCATGATTATGGTGACGTTAGGGATGCTGATCGGCCGCTATATCGGGCCGCTTCTCGGCAAAAAAGCGGAGATTGTCGGTGGTATCGTGCTTATCGGCATCGGCTGCAATATTCTCTATGAACATCTTGGCCATTTAGCCTGA